From a region of the Actinopolymorpha singaporensis genome:
- a CDS encoding MBL fold metallo-hydrolase, with protein sequence MRVHHLNCGSLRRIPLLRDRPTLGEDPAAEVVNHDLPAVCHCLLIETDSDGLVLVDTGLGTADVENPDANLGADWVAFAQPALDPRECALSQVVRLGHAAQDVRHIVLTHLHRDHTGGLPDFPHARVHVHADEYQAVTDPASAHHRHSLERFMPAHRAHRPLLTPTTVEEPTEWFGFADVARPQGLAYELLMVPLPGHSAGHVGVAVRDGDGRWLLHAGDAYMYHGELDYPEPVSHPDLDPVQRGAQTDVAARVATRDRLRALHRRHADEVTVFSAHDPWEFARLAERATS encoded by the coding sequence ATGCGTGTCCACCACCTCAACTGCGGATCCCTTCGCAGGATTCCGTTGCTGCGCGACCGGCCCACGCTCGGTGAGGATCCCGCTGCGGAGGTCGTGAACCACGACCTGCCCGCGGTGTGCCACTGCCTGTTGATCGAGACCGACTCCGATGGCCTGGTCCTCGTCGACACCGGCCTCGGTACCGCCGATGTCGAGAACCCGGACGCCAATCTCGGCGCGGACTGGGTGGCCTTCGCCCAACCCGCCCTCGACCCCCGGGAATGCGCCCTGTCCCAGGTCGTCCGTCTCGGCCATGCGGCGCAGGACGTACGGCACATCGTGCTCACCCATCTGCACCGTGACCACACCGGAGGGCTGCCCGACTTCCCCCACGCGCGGGTCCACGTGCACGCCGACGAGTACCAGGCCGTCACCGACCCCGCATCGGCACACCACCGGCACAGCCTCGAACGCTTCATGCCGGCGCATCGGGCTCACCGTCCGTTGCTGACGCCCACCACCGTAGAGGAGCCGACGGAGTGGTTCGGCTTCGCCGACGTGGCACGGCCGCAGGGACTGGCGTACGAGCTCCTGATGGTGCCTCTGCCCGGTCATTCGGCCGGACACGTGGGAGTCGCCGTACGCGACGGCGACGGCAGGTGGCTGTTGCACGCGGGAGACGCGTACATGTACCACGGCGAACTCGACTACCCCGAGCCCGTGTCGCATCCCGATCTCGATCCTGTCCAGCGCGGAGCACAGACCGATGTCGCGGCTCGCGTCGCCACCCGCGACCGACTACGCGCTCTCCATCGCCGGCACGCGGATGAGGTCACCGTCTTCAGTGCGCACGACCCGTGGGAGTTCGCTCGGCTGGCCGAGCGCGCGACCTCGTGA
- a CDS encoding ArsR/SmtB family transcription factor, with amino-acid sequence MLKVATHAEVLSRFGHALSDPTRSRILLALREGPGYPAELSETLGVSRTNMSNHLACLRGCGLVAAVPDGRRTRYELAEPSIGHALGDLLGLVLAVDPAACPTAETEGCC; translated from the coding sequence ATGCTCAAGGTCGCCACCCACGCCGAGGTGCTGTCCAGGTTCGGGCACGCGCTGTCGGACCCCACGAGGTCACGGATCCTGTTGGCACTGCGAGAAGGCCCGGGCTATCCGGCCGAACTGTCGGAGACGCTCGGCGTGTCGCGGACCAACATGTCGAACCACCTGGCCTGCCTGCGCGGCTGCGGCCTGGTCGCCGCGGTGCCCGACGGACGCCGGACACGGTACGAACTGGCCGAGCCGAGCATCGGCCACGCCCTGGGTGACCTGCTCGGCCTGGTGCTCGCGGTCGACCCGGCGGCCTGTCCGACCGCCGAGACCGAAGGATGCTGCTGA
- a CDS encoding cation transporter has protein sequence MAALTDRLAGRISTSRLPVATDTERRSRLARRVRLLVAATITYNVVEAVVAIAAGAGASSTALIGFGLDSVIEVSSAAVVAWQFSASDHAVREAREKVALRIIATSFFALAAYVTVESLRALIGGDQAAHSTVGLVLAALSLAVMPGLSYAQRRAGRQLGSASAVADSKQTLLCTYLSGVLLVGLAVNSLFGWWWADPLAALVIAAVAVKEGWEAWQGDACCAVPVAQLPDGRVAAPDACGCGPGCDCCGRESSAERIVSSDRDPGNRTTGRGIPAGRTRLSRGGPGRAASPGRSAPTPSCAAGSPPG, from the coding sequence ATGGCGGCCCTTACCGACCGGCTCGCCGGCAGGATCTCCACCAGCCGGCTTCCCGTGGCCACCGACACCGAACGCCGCAGCCGGCTGGCACGCCGGGTCAGGCTGCTGGTAGCGGCGACCATCACCTACAACGTGGTCGAGGCGGTCGTGGCCATCGCGGCCGGCGCGGGCGCCTCCTCCACCGCGTTGATCGGGTTCGGGCTGGACTCGGTGATCGAGGTGAGTTCCGCGGCGGTGGTGGCCTGGCAGTTCTCCGCCAGCGACCATGCCGTACGCGAGGCCCGTGAGAAGGTCGCCCTGCGCATCATCGCGACCTCCTTCTTCGCGCTCGCCGCCTACGTCACCGTCGAGTCCCTCCGGGCCCTGATCGGCGGGGACCAGGCCGCGCACTCCACCGTCGGCCTCGTCCTGGCGGCCCTCAGCCTCGCCGTCATGCCGGGCCTGTCCTACGCACAACGCCGCGCGGGCCGGCAGTTGGGGTCGGCGAGCGCTGTCGCGGACTCCAAGCAGACCCTGCTGTGCACCTACCTGTCCGGCGTTCTCCTCGTCGGCCTGGCGGTCAACAGTCTGTTCGGCTGGTGGTGGGCCGACCCCCTGGCCGCACTGGTCATCGCCGCGGTGGCGGTCAAGGAGGGGTGGGAGGCATGGCAGGGCGACGCCTGCTGTGCGGTTCCGGTCGCCCAACTCCCCGACGGTCGGGTCGCCGCCCCCGATGCGTGCGGATGCGGCCCGGGGTGCGACTGCTGCGGTCGGGAGAGTTCCGCGGAGCGGATCGTTAGCTCCGACCGAGACCCCGGAAACAGGACGACCGGCCGCGGCATCCCGGCCGGCCGTACTCGGCTCAGCCGCGGCGGGCCCGGGCGCGCAGCTTCTCCCGGTCGGTCTGCGCCAACACCGTCTTGCGCAGCCGGATCGCCGCCGGGGTGA
- the sppA gene encoding signal peptide peptidase SppA codes for MTPTVLELDLTVPLLEAPPQDAIGAVLHRRRPLLRDLVEGLRLAAYDPSVTGLVAHVGGQGPTFAQVQELRAAVRVFADAGKPTVAWSETYGEFGPGTLPYYLASAFDQVWLQPSGDVGLTGIMAEAVFVKDALTKLGVVPEMSRRHEYKNAADTFLATQMSDAHREAAGRLAASAMEQVVEGVSTHRKLASTQVRELVDRSPLSAKDALAAGLVDRLGYRDEVYTELRKRLGEVTFRYVQRYRQARQREPRQALSRLQRSPGVAVVYGTGPIHLGRSSRRGLSSTSIGSDTVTGALRSAAADPKVRAVVLRVDSPGGSYVASDAVRREVVRLREAGKPVVVSMGTVAASGGYFVSMAADSLVAQPGTLTGSIGVFGGKAVVRDMLDRVGIARDGVAEGRNAAMFSAYHRFTADEWRRLEEWLDQVYDDFTAKVAADRGLSREHVEKAARGRVWTGADARERGLVDELGGFERAVEIACARVGIGREEATLRFPARVGVVERLRGPESSERAAASAGLGSGLGLPAASGPARMLAELTSALGLGHAGVLTAPVLWELR; via the coding sequence ATGACGCCCACCGTGCTCGAACTGGACCTGACCGTTCCCCTGCTGGAGGCGCCGCCGCAGGACGCCATCGGCGCGGTGCTGCACCGGCGCCGGCCGTTGCTGCGGGATCTGGTCGAGGGGCTTCGGCTGGCGGCGTACGACCCCTCGGTGACCGGGCTGGTCGCCCACGTGGGCGGTCAGGGGCCGACGTTCGCACAGGTACAGGAGTTGCGGGCGGCGGTGCGCGTGTTCGCCGACGCGGGCAAGCCGACGGTCGCCTGGTCGGAGACCTACGGCGAGTTCGGTCCGGGGACGCTTCCCTACTATCTCGCGTCGGCGTTCGACCAGGTGTGGCTGCAGCCGTCCGGTGACGTCGGCCTGACCGGCATCATGGCGGAGGCCGTCTTCGTCAAGGACGCCTTGACAAAGCTCGGTGTAGTGCCGGAGATGTCGCGCCGGCACGAGTACAAGAACGCCGCGGACACCTTCCTGGCAACGCAGATGAGCGATGCGCACAGGGAGGCGGCCGGGCGGCTGGCGGCCTCGGCGATGGAGCAGGTCGTCGAGGGAGTCAGCACCCACCGGAAGCTCGCGTCCACGCAGGTGCGCGAGCTGGTCGACCGTTCGCCGCTGTCGGCGAAGGACGCGCTTGCCGCCGGGCTGGTCGACAGGTTGGGCTACCGCGACGAGGTGTACACCGAGCTGCGCAAGCGACTCGGGGAGGTCACCTTCCGCTACGTCCAGCGTTACCGCCAGGCCCGCCAGCGGGAGCCCCGCCAGGCGCTGAGCAGGCTCCAGCGCTCCCCCGGCGTCGCCGTCGTGTACGGGACCGGGCCCATCCACCTCGGCCGGTCCAGCCGCCGAGGTCTCAGCTCCACCTCGATCGGCTCCGACACCGTGACCGGGGCGCTGCGGTCCGCCGCCGCCGACCCGAAGGTCCGCGCGGTGGTCCTGCGCGTGGACAGCCCCGGCGGCTCCTACGTCGCCTCCGACGCGGTACGCCGGGAGGTCGTCCGGCTCCGGGAGGCGGGCAAGCCCGTGGTGGTGTCGATGGGCACGGTCGCGGCCTCCGGCGGGTACTTCGTGTCGATGGCGGCCGACAGCCTCGTCGCCCAGCCGGGCACCCTCACCGGGTCGATCGGGGTGTTCGGGGGAAAGGCGGTCGTCCGCGACATGCTCGACCGGGTGGGCATCGCCCGGGACGGAGTGGCCGAGGGCCGCAACGCCGCGATGTTCTCCGCGTACCACCGCTTCACCGCCGACGAGTGGCGCCGGCTGGAGGAGTGGCTGGACCAGGTGTACGACGACTTCACCGCCAAGGTCGCCGCCGACCGCGGCCTGTCGCGAGAGCACGTGGAGAAGGCCGCCCGGGGCCGGGTGTGGACTGGTGCCGACGCCCGCGAGCGCGGCCTGGTCGACGAGTTGGGCGGGTTCGAACGCGCCGTGGAGATCGCCTGTGCCCGGGTCGGCATCGGGCGGGAGGAGGCCACGCTGCGGTTCCCCGCCCGCGTCGGCGTGGTCGAACGCCTGCGCGGGCCGGAGTCCAGCGAGCGCGCCGCGGCCAGTGCCGGTCTGGGTTCCGGCCTGGGGTTGCCGGCGGCGTCCGGCCCGGCCCGGATGCTCGCCGAGCTGACGTCGGCGCTCGGCCTCGGCCACGCCGGGGTGCTGACCGCGCCGGTGCTGTGGGAGCTGCGCTGA
- a CDS encoding TerC family protein, translating into MTVHPWVWFATIGVLVAILLVDVLVIGRRPHEPSMRECTTWIGMYVGLAVLFGIGVFFFAGGQYAGEFFAGWITEYSLSIDNLFVFLVILTRFGVPRAYQQTALLIGIILALIMRGIFIALGAAAINAFAWVFYIFGAILIYTAIQFVRSGNDHDSDYKENALIRWAKNHLPATDQYNGVKLTLVENGRRLVTPMLMVMIALGTTDLLFALDSIPAIYGLTKEPYLVFAANVFALMGLRQLYFLIGGLVTRLVYLPIGLAVILGFIGVKLILHALHENNLPFLNGGEPMHSVPDIGIAVSLSVIVGTLLVTTVASLMKSRQTERRKQEEPARSSRSAD; encoded by the coding sequence GTGACTGTCCACCCCTGGGTCTGGTTCGCCACCATCGGCGTCCTGGTCGCCATCCTCCTCGTCGACGTCCTGGTGATCGGCCGCCGGCCGCACGAGCCGTCGATGCGCGAGTGCACCACCTGGATCGGGATGTACGTCGGGCTGGCGGTGCTCTTCGGGATAGGCGTCTTCTTCTTCGCAGGCGGGCAGTACGCCGGGGAGTTCTTCGCCGGGTGGATCACCGAGTACAGCCTGTCGATCGACAACCTCTTCGTCTTCCTGGTCATCCTCACCAGGTTCGGCGTACCCAGGGCATACCAGCAGACCGCCCTGCTGATCGGCATCATCCTGGCGCTGATCATGCGCGGTATCTTCATCGCGCTCGGCGCCGCGGCGATCAACGCGTTCGCCTGGGTCTTCTACATCTTCGGCGCCATCCTGATCTACACCGCCATCCAGTTCGTCCGCAGCGGCAACGACCACGACTCCGACTACAAGGAGAACGCGCTGATCCGCTGGGCGAAGAACCACCTCCCGGCGACCGACCAGTACAACGGCGTGAAGCTCACCCTGGTGGAGAACGGCAGGCGCCTGGTCACGCCGATGCTGATGGTGATGATCGCGCTCGGCACCACCGACCTGCTGTTCGCGCTGGACTCCATCCCCGCCATCTACGGCCTGACCAAGGAGCCCTACCTCGTCTTCGCGGCGAACGTCTTCGCGCTGATGGGGCTGCGCCAGCTGTACTTCCTGATCGGCGGGCTGGTCACCCGGCTGGTCTACCTGCCGATCGGGCTCGCGGTCATCCTCGGCTTCATCGGCGTCAAGCTCATCCTGCACGCGCTGCACGAGAACAACCTGCCGTTCCTGAACGGCGGCGAGCCGATGCACTCCGTACCCGACATCGGCATCGCCGTGTCCCTGTCGGTGATCGTCGGCACGTTGCTGGTGACCACGGTGGCCAGCCTGATGAAGAGCCGGCAGACCGAGCGCCGCAAGCAGGAGGAGCCGGCCCGCAGCTCCCGGTCCGCCGACTGA
- a CDS encoding HAD family hydrolase, with translation MNSPTLHLDRLDAALFGLDDVVVDTALLHATAWQRTFDWFLRRRGRRAGLSSTDRADSAGRAADDAEAGGETRIPPFELPGDYLRYAAGRTTAEGVRGFLTARGITLADHSAEPGEETVPTLADHKDACFAEEVRRIGVSAYPSSVDLLRDLAARGVRLAAVEGDRGCEQLLAAAGIADLFDVCVDGGDAALLGVPPQPDPGLLLEATHRLGVSPRRTAVVSGSLVGVEAGWHGCFEPIVAVDRYARAEDFYRRGAHVVVRDLTELVLSGRSRQELLAHR, from the coding sequence ATGAACTCGCCCACCCTCCACCTGGACCGGCTCGACGCCGCGTTGTTCGGGCTGGACGACGTGGTGGTCGACACCGCGCTCCTGCACGCCACCGCCTGGCAGCGCACCTTCGACTGGTTCCTGCGCCGCCGCGGGCGCCGGGCCGGTCTGTCCAGCACCGACCGAGCCGACAGTGCCGGCAGGGCCGCCGACGACGCCGAAGCCGGCGGCGAGACGCGGATCCCGCCGTTCGAACTGCCCGGTGACTACCTCCGCTACGCCGCCGGGCGGACCACCGCCGAGGGAGTACGCGGCTTCCTGACCGCCCGCGGCATCACGTTGGCCGACCACTCCGCCGAGCCCGGTGAGGAGACGGTACCCACGCTGGCCGACCACAAGGACGCCTGCTTCGCCGAGGAGGTGCGGCGGATCGGGGTCAGCGCCTATCCGTCCTCGGTGGACCTGCTGCGCGACCTCGCCGCCCGCGGGGTCCGGCTCGCGGCCGTGGAAGGCGACCGGGGCTGCGAGCAGCTGCTGGCGGCCGCGGGGATCGCCGACCTGTTCGACGTGTGCGTGGACGGCGGTGACGCCGCGCTGCTCGGCGTGCCGCCGCAACCCGACCCGGGCCTGTTGCTGGAGGCGACCCACCGGCTGGGCGTCTCCCCGAGGCGTACGGCGGTGGTGAGCGGCAGCCTGGTCGGGGTGGAAGCCGGCTGGCACGGGTGTTTCGAACCGATCGTCGCCGTGGACAGGTACGCCCGCGCCGAGGACTTCTACCGCCGGGGCGCGCACGTCGTGGTGCGCGACCTGACCGAACTCGTACTCTCCGGGCGGAGCCGGCAGGAGCTGCTCGCCCATCGGTAA
- a CDS encoding winged helix-turn-helix transcriptional regulator, whose protein sequence is MLSDRFAQLTGAGVIERHHSSAWPPRVRYVLTDRGRELLPVQHSMWVWGTRQPDATPCG, encoded by the coding sequence GTGCTCTCGGACCGCTTCGCCCAGTTGACCGGTGCGGGCGTCATCGAACGCCACCACTCGAGCGCCTGGCCTCCCCGGGTCCGCTACGTCCTCACCGACCGGGGCCGAGAGCTGCTACCGGTGCAGCACAGCATGTGGGTGTGGGGCACGCGACAACCGGACGCCACCCCTTGTGGCTGA
- the typA gene encoding translational GTPase TypA, which produces MATRSDLRNVAIIAHVDHGKTTLVDSMLWQSGVFRDNQDVAERVMDSMDLEREKGITILAKNTAVRWQTPDGPVTLNIVDTPGHADFGGEVERALEMVDGVLLLVDASEGPLPQTRFVLRKALRKRLPVVLVINKVDRPDSRIAEVVDQTYELFLDLLDDPSADAAALDFPIVYASARAGRATLEQPADGTLPDNTDLQPLFETILSTVPPPTYTEGAPLQAHVTNLDASPYLGRLALCRVHQGELVRGATVAWCRADGSVERVRITDMMMTEALDRVPADKAGPGDIVAIAGIADITIGETLADPDDPKPLPVIRVDEPSISVTIGINTSPLSGQSGDKVTARLVKNRLDAETIGNVSIRVQNTERPDTWEVQGRGELQLAVLVELMRREGFELTVGKPQVVTQEVDGKRMEPVERVTIDVPDEYVGVVTQLLGLRKGRLEQMVNHGTGWVRLDYLVPARGLIGFRTEFLTETRGTGLIHHVFEGYEPWAGELRTRPRGSLVADRRGAVTAYACFNMQERGTLFVKPGTEVYEGMLVGENSRPEDMDVNATREKKLTNVRSSTADELERLVPPREMALEQALEFCREDECVEVTPAAIRLRKTVLAQTDREKLRARARRG; this is translated from the coding sequence ATGGCTACCCGCTCCGACCTCCGTAATGTCGCGATCATCGCCCACGTCGACCACGGAAAAACCACCCTCGTCGACTCGATGCTCTGGCAGTCCGGGGTGTTCCGGGACAACCAGGACGTAGCCGAACGAGTCATGGACTCGATGGACCTCGAACGCGAGAAGGGCATCACCATCCTCGCGAAGAACACCGCGGTCCGCTGGCAGACCCCCGACGGTCCGGTGACGCTGAACATCGTCGACACCCCGGGCCACGCCGACTTCGGCGGCGAGGTCGAACGCGCCCTGGAGATGGTCGACGGCGTGCTGCTGCTGGTCGACGCGTCGGAGGGCCCGCTCCCCCAGACCCGGTTCGTCCTGCGCAAGGCGCTGCGCAAGCGGCTGCCGGTGGTCCTGGTCATCAACAAGGTGGACCGGCCCGACAGCCGGATCGCCGAGGTGGTCGACCAGACGTACGAACTCTTCCTCGATCTGCTGGACGACCCCTCGGCCGACGCCGCCGCGCTGGACTTTCCGATCGTGTACGCCTCGGCGCGTGCGGGCCGGGCCACGCTGGAGCAGCCGGCCGACGGGACCCTTCCCGACAACACCGATCTGCAGCCGCTGTTCGAGACGATCCTGTCCACCGTGCCGCCGCCCACCTACACCGAGGGCGCGCCGTTGCAGGCGCACGTCACCAACCTGGACGCCTCGCCCTACCTCGGCCGGCTGGCGCTGTGCCGGGTGCACCAGGGTGAGCTGGTCCGCGGCGCGACGGTCGCCTGGTGCCGGGCCGACGGGTCGGTCGAGCGCGTCCGGATCACCGACATGATGATGACCGAGGCGCTGGACCGCGTTCCCGCCGACAAGGCCGGCCCCGGTGACATCGTGGCGATCGCGGGCATCGCCGACATCACCATCGGCGAGACGCTGGCCGACCCCGACGACCCGAAGCCGCTGCCGGTGATCCGGGTCGACGAACCCTCGATCTCGGTCACCATCGGCATCAACACCTCGCCGCTTTCGGGACAGAGCGGGGACAAGGTCACCGCGCGGCTGGTGAAGAACCGCCTGGACGCGGAGACCATCGGCAACGTCTCCATCCGGGTGCAGAACACCGAGCGTCCCGACACCTGGGAGGTGCAGGGCCGCGGCGAACTCCAGCTCGCCGTGCTCGTGGAGCTGATGCGCCGCGAGGGGTTCGAGCTCACCGTCGGCAAGCCGCAGGTCGTCACCCAGGAGGTCGACGGCAAGCGGATGGAGCCGGTGGAACGGGTCACCATCGACGTCCCGGACGAGTACGTCGGCGTGGTCACCCAGCTGCTCGGCCTGCGCAAGGGCCGGCTGGAGCAGATGGTCAACCACGGCACCGGCTGGGTACGCCTGGACTACCTCGTACCCGCTCGCGGCCTGATCGGGTTCCGCACCGAGTTCCTCACCGAGACCCGCGGCACCGGCCTGATCCACCACGTGTTCGAGGGGTACGAGCCGTGGGCGGGTGAGCTGCGTACGCGTCCGCGCGGCTCGCTGGTGGCCGACCGGCGGGGTGCGGTCACCGCGTACGCCTGCTTCAACATGCAGGAGCGCGGGACGCTGTTCGTCAAGCCGGGCACCGAGGTCTACGAGGGCATGCTGGTCGGGGAGAACTCCCGGCCCGAGGACATGGACGTCAACGCCACCCGGGAGAAGAAGCTGACCAACGTCCGCTCCTCCACCGCCGACGAACTCGAACGTCTGGTGCCGCCGCGGGAGATGGCGCTGGAGCAGGCGCTGGAGTTCTGCCGCGAGGACGAGTGCGTGGAGGTCACCCCGGCGGCGATCCGGCTGCGCAAGACGGTGTTGGCGCAGACCGACCGGGAGAAGCTGCGCGCCCGGGCCCGCCGCGGCTGA
- a CDS encoding universal stress protein: MSTETPRPVVVGVDGTQGSLDAVAWAAHAATLRKVPLRVVHAFAWPLLHIPAAMWQLGPEDGLRAHADSLVEEAVRTARDTAPDIEITTTVETDFPLPLLVDLSRDATYVVVGTAGRGSVADVLAGSLTIELSARSQAPVVVVRGTLSPERTDNLVVVGVDGSPLAAVAVEVAVEEAARRRARLLAVHVVRQGVTARSGAADTAAGLRLLEEALAGWRHKYPDLPIEERVLMGHAAGHLIELSAAASLVVVGARGRGGFTGMLLGSVSQALLHQAQCPVVVLTRECRAGTPAAA, from the coding sequence ATGTCCACCGAAACACCGAGACCGGTCGTGGTCGGCGTCGACGGTACGCAAGGCTCGCTTGACGCCGTGGCCTGGGCGGCGCACGCCGCGACGCTGCGCAAGGTGCCCTTGCGGGTGGTGCACGCGTTCGCCTGGCCGCTGCTGCACATCCCCGCCGCCATGTGGCAACTCGGCCCCGAAGACGGCCTGCGCGCGCACGCGGACTCCCTGGTGGAGGAGGCGGTACGAACGGCTCGGGACACGGCGCCGGACATCGAGATCACGACCACGGTGGAGACCGACTTTCCCCTTCCACTGCTGGTGGATCTGAGCAGGGACGCCACGTACGTGGTGGTCGGTACGGCCGGCCGCGGCTCGGTGGCGGACGTGCTGGCGGGTTCGCTCACCATCGAACTGTCCGCCCGATCCCAGGCGCCGGTCGTGGTGGTCCGCGGCACGCTTTCTCCCGAGCGCACGGACAACCTCGTCGTCGTCGGGGTGGACGGGTCCCCGCTCGCAGCCGTCGCGGTCGAGGTCGCGGTGGAGGAGGCAGCCCGCCGGCGCGCGCGACTCCTTGCCGTGCACGTCGTCCGGCAGGGGGTCACCGCACGGTCCGGTGCCGCCGACACCGCCGCCGGGCTGCGGCTGCTGGAAGAGGCGCTCGCGGGGTGGCGGCACAAGTACCCCGACCTGCCGATCGAGGAGCGGGTGCTGATGGGCCACGCCGCGGGGCACCTGATCGAACTGTCCGCCGCCGCCAGCCTGGTCGTGGTCGGCGCGCGCGGGCGCGGCGGCTTCACCGGAATGCTGCTCGGCTCGGTGAGCCAGGCGCTGCTGCACCAGGCGCAGTGCCCGGTCGTCGTACTCACCCGGGAGTGCCGGGCCGGCACCCCCGCCGCGGCCTGA
- a CDS encoding Acg family FMN-binding oxidoreductase: protein MLVGELDQTERDTLVGAAVLAPSMHNAQPWCFRFRGRSVEVHRDPARELAAEDPEGRMTLIGAGTALLNLRVAAAAIGAHTTTLLFPDPDRPTFVALVSVGNPSEDAGQLAALFPFLPRRRTNRQPFSERAVPAEVRADISQAAAGEGVRLEWIDDRDRQRWLMELATDADIAEADDPRRLVERQVWVGGQRTSSGVPSSALGPRAEGSAPVRDLAVDPGDRLRPKGKFEETPTLAVLSTTRDTPQDWVTAGQALQRVLLTATTHGVAASLLNQPIEHADLRWLVRDPRSGWTEPQILLRFGYGPEVPPTPRRPVAEFVLAEGDPDPAPQTSDQNVPEPRAPQDPEE from the coding sequence TTGCTCGTCGGAGAGCTCGACCAGACCGAGCGGGACACGCTCGTCGGGGCGGCCGTACTCGCTCCGTCCATGCACAACGCCCAGCCGTGGTGCTTCCGCTTCCGCGGCCGGTCGGTGGAGGTCCACCGCGATCCCGCCCGGGAGCTTGCCGCCGAGGACCCGGAAGGACGGATGACGCTCATCGGGGCGGGCACAGCGCTGCTGAACCTGCGGGTCGCCGCCGCCGCGATCGGGGCGCACACCACGACGTTGCTCTTTCCCGACCCGGACCGCCCGACGTTCGTCGCCCTGGTGAGCGTGGGCAACCCGAGTGAGGACGCCGGCCAGTTGGCTGCCCTGTTCCCCTTCCTGCCCCGCAGGCGCACCAACCGGCAGCCGTTCAGCGAGCGGGCGGTGCCGGCGGAGGTCCGCGCGGACATCAGCCAGGCGGCCGCCGGCGAAGGCGTTCGGCTGGAGTGGATCGACGACCGTGACCGGCAGCGCTGGTTGATGGAACTGGCCACCGACGCCGACATCGCCGAGGCCGACGACCCGCGCCGCCTGGTCGAGCGTCAGGTGTGGGTCGGCGGGCAGCGCACCAGCAGCGGCGTACCGTCCAGCGCGCTCGGGCCACGTGCCGAGGGCAGTGCTCCGGTCCGCGACCTGGCCGTGGATCCCGGTGACCGGCTCCGCCCGAAGGGGAAGTTCGAGGAGACACCGACGCTGGCCGTCCTGTCCACCACCCGCGACACCCCGCAGGACTGGGTCACCGCCGGACAGGCCCTGCAGCGGGTGCTGCTCACCGCCACCACCCACGGCGTCGCGGCGTCCCTGCTGAACCAGCCGATCGAGCACGCCGACCTGCGGTGGCTGGTTCGCGACCCGCGGTCGGGCTGGACCGAGCCACAGATCCTGCTCCGGTTCGGGTACGGGCCGGAGGTCCCACCGACCCCGCGCCGGCCGGTGGCGGAGTTCGTCCTGGCCGAAGGCGACCCCGACCCCGCACCGCAGACGTCCGACCAGAACGTGCCCGAGCCGCGAGCACCGCAGGACCCGGAGGAGTGA